The sequence CGAACCGCCGCCGTCCTGGGTCTGCATGACCGCGTTGGCGTGCGTGGACACCAGCAGGGCGCTCAGCAGGTTCAGCTCGATGATCTTGCGGCTGAAGTTGGCCGACGCGTCGGCGGCCAGCGCGAACGGGGATCCGCCGGCGTTGTTGACCACGGTGTCGATCCGGCCGTGCCGGGCCACGATCGCCTCGATCAGGCCCCGGACCGCGTCGTCGTCGCGGACGTCGCAGGAATGGAACTCATACGGCGAGGTGTCCACCGGGCGTCGGGCGCAGGTCACCACCGTCGCGCCCTGATCGGCGAAGACGGCGCTGATGCCCGCACCGACACCGCGCACCCCACCGGTCACCAGCACCACCTTGCCGGTCAATCCGAGGTTGATAGCGGCAGCCGCAGAGTCAGACACTGTGCTAGCGTACCAAGCAAGTGCTTGCTTAGGTATCCAAGACCCCAATACGACAGGGAAGTCCGCCCATGCCGATCACATCCAAAACCGTCGAACCGGGGATCGTCGCGGTCACCGTCGACTACCCGCCGGTCAACGCCCTACCGTCACGGGCCTGGTTCGAGCTGGGCGAGGTCATCACCGCCGCTGGCAACGACATGTCCACCCACGTGGTGATCCTGCGGGCCGAGGGCCGCGGCTTCAACGCCGGCGTCGACATCAAGGAGATGCAGAACACCGAGGGCTTCACCGCCCTGATCGACGCCAACCGCGGCTGCTTCGCCGCGTTCAAGGCCGTCTACGAGTGCGCGGTGCCGATGATCGCCGCGGTCAACGGCTTCTGCGTCGGCGGCGGGATCGGCCTGGTCGGCAACGCCGACGTGATCGTGGCCTCCGACGACGCCAAGTTCGGCCTGCCCGAGGTGGAACGCGGCGCGCTGGGCGCGGCCACCCACCTGTCCCGGCTGGTGCCGCAGCACATGATGCGGCGGCTGTTCTACACCGCGGCCACCGTCAACGCCGCCACCCTGCACCAGTACGGCTCCGTGCACGAGGTGGTGCCGCGCGCCGAGCTCGACGAGGCCGCGCTGCGGGTGGCCCGCGACATCGCGTCGAAGGACACTCGGGTGATCCGGGCGGCCAAGGAAGCCCTGAACCTCATCGACGTGCAGAAAGTCAACTCCAGCTACCGGATGGAGCAGGGCTTCACCTTTGAGCTCAACCTCTCCGGTGTGGCCGACGAGCACCGCGACGAGTTCGCCGGGACCGAGAAGGGCGCCAAGAAATGAGCAAGCGGACCACCCTCGACGACGCCGTCGCTGAGCTGCGTGACGGCATGACGATCGGGATCGGCGGCTGGGGCTCCCGGCGCAAGCCGATGGCGTTCGTCCGGGCCATCCTGCGCACCGACGTCAAAGATCTGACCGTGGTGACCTACGGCGGACCGGATCTAGGCCTGCTGTGTTCGGCGGGCAAGGTGCGCCGGGCCTACTACGGCTTCGTCTCCCTGGACTCCCCGCCGTTCTACGACCCGTGGTTCTCGAAGGCCCGCACCACCGGTGCCATCGAGGCCCGTGAGATGGACGAGGGCATGCTGCGCTGCGGGCTGCAGGCCGCCGCCCAGCGGCTGCCGTTCCTGCCGATCCGCGCCGGCCTGGGCAGCTCGGTGATCGACTTCTGGGAGGGTGAGCTCAAGACCGTGGTGTCGCCGTACCCGGTTGAGGGCGGACACGAGACGCTGGTCGCGATGCCGGCGCTGAACCTGGACGCCGCGTTCGTGCACATGAACCTCGGTGACGAGCGGGGCAACGCCGCCTACACCGGGATCGACCCGTACTTCGACGACCTGTTCCTGATGTCGGCGCAGCGCCGCTTCCTGTCGGTGGAGAAGATCGTGCCCACCGAGGAGCTGATCGCCAGCACGTCGCCGCAGACCCAGGTGATCAACCGGATGATGGTGGACAAGGTCGTGGAAGCCCCGAACGGCGCCCACTTCACCATCGGCGCAGCCGATTACGGCCGCGACGAGAAGTTCCAGCGGCACTACGCCGAGGCCGCCAAGTCCGACGAGACCTGGGCGGAGTTCAAGGCCACCTACCTGTCCGGCAGCGAGGACGACTACCAGGCGGCGGTTAAGGCATTCGGAGCGGAGGCACTCACATGACCGACTCACCCACTCGCGCCGAGATCTGCGCGGTCGCCTGCGCCGAGCTGTTCCGCGACGCCGGCGAGATCATGGCCTCACCCATGGCCACGGTGCCCTCGGTCGGCGCCCGGCTGGCCCGCCTCACCTTCTCCCCCGACCTGGTGCTCACCGACGGGGAAGCCCGCATCCTGGCCGACACACCGGCGATCGGCAAGGTCGGGCCGCTGGAAGGGTGGATGCCGTTCAACCGGGTCTTCGAGACCCTGTCCTGGGGCCGGCGCCATGTGATCATGGGCGCCAACCAGATCGACCGCTACGGCAACCAGAACCTGTCGGCGTTCGGCCCGCTGCAGCACCCGACTCGGCAGATGTTCGGGGTCCGCGGGGCGCCGGGCAACACCATCAACCACACCACCAGCTACTGGGTGGGTGCGCACTCGTCGCGGGTGTTCTGCGAGGCCGTCGACATCGTGTCCGGCATCGGCTACGACAAGGTGGACCCGGCCAACCCGGCATTCCGGTTCTTCAACCTGGGCGGGGTGGTGACCAACCTCGGGGTGTTCGACTTCGGCGGCCCGGACCACCAGATGCGCGCGGTCTCACTGCACCCGGGCGTCACCGCCGACGAGGTCGCCGAGAACACCTCGTTCGAGGTGCACGGCCTGGCCGACGCCGCGGTGACCCGGGAACCGACTGTCGAGGAGCTGCGGCTGATCCGCGAGGTCATTGACCCGAAGTCGCTGCGGGATAAAGAAGTACGCGCATGAGCCGGTTGAAGACCCCGCTGACCGAGCTGGTCGGCATCGAACACCCGGTGGTGCAGACCGGGATGGGCTGGGTGGCGGGCGCCCGGCTGGTGTCGGCCACCGCCAACGCCGGCGGGCTGGGCATCCTGGCCTCGGCGACCATGACGATCGACGAGCTGGCCACCGCGATCGCCAAGGTGAAGTCGGCGACCGACAAGCCGTTCGGGGTCAACATCCGCGCCGACGCATCCGACGCCGGCGACCGGGTGGACCTGATGATCCGTGAGGGCGTGAAGGTGGCGTCGTTCGCGCTGGCACCCAAGGCCGAGCTGATCGCCAGACTCAAAGAGGCCGGCTCGGTGGTGATTCCGTCGGTGGGTGCGGCCAAGCACGCCAAGAAGGTGGCGTCCTGGGGCGCCGATGCGGTGATCGTGCAGGGCGGCGAGGGCGGCGGCCACACCGGCCCGGTCGCCACCACACTGCTGCTGCCGTCGGTGCTCGACGCGGTCGCCGGCACCGGGGTACAGGTGATCGCCGCCGGCGGCTTCTTCGACGGCCGCGGCCTGGCCGCCGCGCTGTGCTACGGCGCGACCGGTGTCGCGATGGGCACCCGCTTCCTGCTGACCAGCGACTCCACCGTTCCCGACGCGGTCAAGCAGCGCTACCTGGCCGCCGACCTGAGCGGCACCGTGGTCTCCACCCGGGTTGACGGCATGCCGCACCGGGTGCTGCGCACCGAACTGGTGGAGAAGCTCGAAAGCGGCTCGCGGGCGCGCGGTTTCAGCGCCGCCATCCGCAATGCGGCGAAGTTCAAGAAGATGTCGCAGATGAGCTGGCCGACCATGGTCCGCGACGGACTCGCGATGCGGCACGGCAAGGAGCTCACCTGGTCGCAGGTGCTGATGGCGGCCAATACCCCCATGCTGCTCAAAGCCGGTCTGGTGGAAGGCAATACCGAGGCCGGCGTGCTGGCTTCGGGTCAGGTGGCGGGCATCCTGGACAGCCTGCCGTCCTGCGCCGAGCTGATCACCTCGATCGTCGACGACGCCGTCGAGCACCTGCAGGCCGCGTCACGGTTCGTCGTCTAACGGCCCAACCCCTAACCGTGAGTGTGAATCTCACGACGCAACACACCGCGGAAGCGTCGTGTATTCCACACTCACGCCGGAGCCGGGCCAGCCGGCGGCGTTCATTGCGTCCTCTACGCGGGCGATCAGCGTCGCCTTCCGGTAGCGGAGCAGCTCGGCACTGACCCGGATGATCACCCAGCCCAGGTCAGCCAGCACCACCTGCCGGTCGATGTCGCGCTGGCGCTGCTTGGGGTCGGTCCAGTGCTGGGGGCCGTCGTATTCGACGCCGACGTGCAATTCCCGATATCCCATGTCGACCCGCGCCACGAACCCGTCGTATTCGTCGTACACCACGATCTGGGTCTCCGGGCGCGGCAGGCCCGCGTCGATGAGCGCCACCCGGGTACGACTCTCCTGGTGAGATTCCGCGCTGGCGTCGACCAGCGGCAGGATTCGTCGCAGCCGATTCAAGCCCCGCACTCCCGGATGCGCGGTGATGACGGCCTCGACGTCGGCTATCCCAATACCGGTCGCGTTGGCCAGTGCGTCGACGCGCGCAACGGCGAGCACCCTCGACGGCGTTCGCCGCCCGATGTCGAAGGCGGTCCGCGCAGGAGCGGTGACCCTAATCCCGTCGACGGTCGTCATCTCACTGGCTTTCAGGGTGTCGGTGTGCACGACCAGCTTGGGCGGCGGCCTGCGATTGTCGTGCACCAGTTCCGCGTCGAGTTCAGGGCTCACCCACTTCGACCCCAGCAGCGCTGCGGCCGAATTACCCGCGACGATCCCCCGCCGCCGCGACCACAGCCAGGCCGCACGTGCCCGCTGCGCCGCATCCAGCTCGATACCCCACGGCACGAAGACGCCTGGGTAGACCGTCGCGTAGAGGGTGCGCATCGCCCGCTCGGAAATCACCCTGTCGGCTAACGCCTCGGCCCCCAGGAACGGCCAGTCCAGTTCGTCCATGGCCGAAGCGTGCTACCAAAGGCCGAAACGTGCGGACGCCCGTCCACAGCCCACCGAGTGTGAATCTCACGACGCGACACGCCGTGGCGGCGTCGGGAGATTCACACTCGGCGGCGAAGGCTACGCCTCGACCACCATCAGGGTGTGCCCGGTCGGGTCACGAAGCCAGAACATCGGGGGAACGGGTTCGCCCATCCGGGACACCTGCTCGTCCACATCGACCCCGAGTTCGCGTATCGCGGCGTGCGTGGCGTCGATGTCGTCGGTGCTCAGCGTGATACCGGTGACGGTCGGTTCGATCGGACCGCTCTCCGGCGGCGGCGGAGCCAGCGCGATGCCGGTCGTCCCCTGGGGCGGATAGACCTCGATCCACCGGTAGCCGCCACCGAACTCTTCGTCGGTGCGTTTCTCGAAGCCCAGCGACTCGTAGAACGCAACGGCTTTGTCCTGTTCAACGGTCGGCACACACACGAGGTTGATCGTCTTCAGCCCGGTCTTGGCGGTGCTCATCATGCTCCTTCTAGGTTGGGAACGGTTGGGGACACTACGAATTGACGCCGTAGAGCTGGGCGATCTCCGGCGAGCTCGCCCAGCGGCTGTAGGTGGGACTCTGCGGCCAGCCCTCGGGCGAGTCTTGCCACTCTTCCTGGCGCCCATAGGGCAGCACATCCAGCAACGGGAATATGTGGCTGAGCTGTTCGACCCCGCGGTGGTTGGTGTACCAGGTGCGGAACACCGCATCACCCTGGCGCAAAAAGACATTCACCGCGAACTGACCGCCTGGCGGTACGCCGACATCGGCTCCGAACGAGCTGTTGGCCGTGCTGTACCAGGCCATCTGGTTGCCGACCCGCCGCTTGTACGCGATCGCTTCGTCGATGGGGCCCTGCGTGACGATCACGAACCGTGCGTCGTAGGCGTCAAGAAAGTCGAGTCGGGTGAACTGCGAGGTGTAGCCGGTACACCCTGGGCACTGCCATTCCTGGCCCGGCGACCACATGTGGTGGTAGACGATCAGTTGACTTGCGCCCTCGAACACCTCGGACAGGCGCACCGGCCCGCTCTCGCCTTCGAGCAGATAGTCGTCTATGACAACCATCGGCAGGCGGCGGCGCTGTGCGGCGATCGCGTCGAGTTCGCGGGTGGCGGCCTTCTCCCGGGCGCGCAACGTGTCGATTTCCCGCTGCCAGGTCTGGTTATCCACCACCGGCGGCGCCTTGAAATCCGTCTTCACGAAAACCCCCATTGTCATGTGTACGGCGTCCACATTGGCTATGTTCACACCGTACACTTGGACCCGAGGGGGCTGTCAAGAGGTGGCTGGGACAAGGACCGGTTATCACCATGGCGACCTGGGCGCGGCGCTGATCGACGCCGGCCTGCAGCTGACCCGACTCGGCGGTCCGGAGGCGCTGACGGTCCGGGAGGCGACCCGGCGCGTCGGGGTGTCCCCGAACGCCGCATACCGTCATTTCGCCGACCGCGAGGCACTGTTGCGGGCGGTCGCGATCGCCATCGGAGACCGGATGGCCGCACGCATGCTCCCATCGGCGAGCCGACGCGGCACCGCGGCGAACCGGGCACGCAATCAGCTCCGGTCCGTCGGGCTCGGCTACATCGGATTCGCGTTGGACGAGCCGGGCTGGTTCACCGTGGCCTTCTTCGGCTCCGGGGTCACCTCGGTGGACGACGACGGGCCCCCGCCGCCGTTTCGCGCACTGGTCGATGCACTCGATGCGATGGTGGACGCCGGTGTGCTGAAACCGAGTCGGCGCGCCGGCGCGGAGTGGCCGTGCTGGTCGGCCGTGCACGGATTCGCCGAACTGGCCCTGCGCGGACCGCTACGCGGCGTCCCGCGTTCCGATCTGGATGCACTGGCGCAACGAACGGTCGACGACATCATCGCCGGGTTGGTGGGTTGAGCCGCTGGGTCGGCTGCCCAACTCCGTCGTCCGCGCACGACGAGAGCCCGCTACCCAACCGCAGCGCAACCAGGGGACAGGCGACTTCAAGGGACCAAGGTCCCGATTTTTTGCCGTAGTCGAAGCAAAACGTTGACCGGAGGCCAAAACCTATTCTTTAATTTCGACTATGGACGACTGAGATGAACTCAGCATCCTCTAACCGAACTTTAGTGCGTCCCGGGGCACATCTCGTTCGAGGAGGTCGGCAGGTGTTTGGAAACGTCGTCGTGGGGGGCACTCGCGGAAAACACAAGGCCGGGGCGCTGCGGCGGATCGCCGCCGTGATCGGTGCGGCGGCGGCGTTCGCCGGGTTCGGGATGAGCCCGTTGGCCACCGCACCGCCAGCGCACGCCGATGTGCTCGATGTGCTCATCGATCCACCAATCGACCCGATCTCCGCGGTGATCAGCGGGGCGGCCGACCCGGTGACGGTGTTTGACCCGGCGGCGTGGGAGGACTTCTTCCACCAGCTCGCCGGTCTCGACGTGGCTGGCGCCGGCTCGGCGGTGGCTTTGCCGGGAGACGACTGGTTCGACCAGCTGATCTACACCCCGTTGCACACCGCGATCGAGGACTGGATCAACAGCCCGCTAGGCCTGCAGGTCAGCGGCTTGATCAACCAGGTGTCCGGGCTGTATCTGATCGGTGACGGCGCGGCGGGCACGGCAGACCATGTCGACGGCGGCAACGCCGGGCTGTTGCTCGGCGACGGCGGCGACGGGTACGGCTCGACCGGCTCGGGCGGCAATGCCGGCTGGTTGTTCGGTGACGGCGGCAGTGCCGGCAGTGCCGCCGCCGATGAGAACGTCTTCCCGCTGGCAGGTGGCGCGGACCCGGCCCCAGTCAATGGAACGCCCGGCCAGGGCGGCAACGCCGGGTTCTTGTTCGGCAACGGCGGCAACGGCACCACCGGTGGAGCCGGCCAATTCGGCGGCAACGGTGGCGCGGGCGGCAACGGGGGCAACGGCGGCGTCCTGTGGGGCAATGGCGGTGACGGCGGGGCTGGCGGAGCCGGCGGGGCCGGTACCGCGACCCATACCGCCGGCGGAACCGGCGGGGCGGGCGGAACCGGCGGCAGCGGCGGGCTTCTGTTCAGCAGCGGCGGCGCAGGTGGCGCCGGCGGGATCGGTGGTGCTGGGTATGACGCGGGCACTGCGCTGGCCGGCCAGGACGGTGCCGCCGGCGGAACTGGCGGCACCGGCGGCGTCGGCGGCAACGGCGGAGCGGGTGGCCTGCTGTTCGGCGGCGCCGGTTCCGGTGGAATTGGTGGCGCCGGTGGTGAGGGTGGCACCGGCGGCGCCGGCGGTAACGGTGTGGATGCGGTATTGGCCGGCAACACCGGCGGGGCCGGGGGCAACGGCGGAAACGGTGGTGTCGGTGGGCACGGCGGTGTCGGCGGCAACGCCGGCGCGGCAGGACTTGGTGGCACCGCAGGCAGCAGCGGCAGCGGCGGAGCCGGCGGAACCGGCGGCAACGCCGGCACTCCCGGTGACGGCGGGGCCGGCGGCGCCGGCAACGCGGCTAATCCCAACGGAGGCAATGGCGGCCACGGCGGCGACCCAGGCGCGGTGGGCCAGGGCGGTGCTGGTGGCGCGGCCGGCTCCGGCTCGGGCGGGCACGCGGGTGCCGGCGGCGGCAACGGCGCCGCGGTGAGCGGGGCAGCCGGCAACGGCGGTACCGGTGGAGCCGGGTTCAGCCCCACCGCCGACGGCGCTAACGGCGGGACCGGCGGAAACGGCGGCGCCGGCGGAGCGCTGGGCAACGGCGGCAACGGCGGCGTCGGCGGCAACGGCGCGACCGGGGTTAACAGTGTCGGCGGGTCCGGCGGCAAGGGTGGCGACGGCGGGGCCGGCGGATCCCAGGCCGGCAACGGTGGCACCGGCGGGCGCGGCGGCAACGGCGGTACGGGTGCTGCCGGCACGGCGGGCAGCACCGGCAACACTGGTGTCGCCGGAGTCAACGGCGGCAACGGCCAGGACGGCGGCACCGGTGGTAACGGCTTTGCCGGCGGCAACGGCGGCAACGGCGGCAACGCCGGCACTGCCGCCCACGGCACCGCCGGGATCAACGGTTCCGGTGGCACCGGCGGCAACGGTGGTGCCGCCGGAAACGGCGGCGACGGCGGTAACGGTGCGGACGGCGTCTGGGGCAAGATCGCCTCCAACGGCTTGGACGGTGCCGGCGGTGCCGGCGGCAATGCCGGCAGTGGCGGGTCCGCCGGCGCCGGCGGCGCTGGCGGTGCGGCCGGCACTGGCGGCACCGGGGGCACCGCGGGTAGCGGCGGCGCCGTGGGCGGCGCTGCCAGCGGCGCTGCCAGCGGCGCGGCCCACGGTGGCAACGGCGGCAACGGGGCGAACGGGAACGCCGGCCATATCAACGGCGGCTACGGCGGCAACGGCGGCTCCGCGACCTCAGCGGGAACCGGGAACATCACCGGCGGCACCGGCGGCAACGGCGGCGTCGCGTTCACCGGCGGCAACGGCGGGTGGGGTGGGCGCGGCGGCGACGCGACCATCACCAACAGCGCCTCGACCGGCACCGCCACCGGCGGCAACGGTGGGGTTGGCGCGACCGGAGTCGGCGGTGGGCAGGGCGGCAACGGCGGCAACGCCTACACCTACGGAACCGGCAACGTGGTCGCCGGCAACGGCGGCGATGGTGGTGCCGGCAGCACCAACGGCGCCGGCGGAGGCAACGGCGGCAACGCGACCACTAACAACGCCGCCAACCTGCACGCCGCGGTCGGCGGGAACGGTGGTAACGGCGGCAACGGCGGCTTGGGCGGTGGCTTCGGCGGAGACGGCGGCACGGGCTGGGTCCAAGGCGGCAACGCCGTTGCCACCGGCGGTCACGGCGGAACCGGCGGCAACGGCGCCGGCGGCAGCGGTGTCGGCGACATCGGCAGCGGTGGCCTCGGCGGCAGCGGCGGCGAGGCGTACAACGGCGGCTCTGGCGACGCCGTGGGTGGTGCCGCCGGCCTCGGCGGCCACGGCGGCGGTACGGGCGTCAATGGCGGCCGCGACGGCACCGGCGGCAACGGCGGTTCGGCGACCATCACTGCGAACGGAACCGGAAACGCCATCGGCGGCGACGGGGCAGCCGGCACCGGCGGCAGCAGCACCAACTGGGCCGGCAACGGTGGCAAGGGCGGCAACGCGACCATCAACAACAGCGCCTCGCACGCTGACGCGACCGCCGGAAAGGGCGGAGCCGGCGCCTCCGGCTACCTCGGCGGCAACGGCGGCGCCGGCGGTTCGGCGAATAGCGCCGGCACCGGCAATGCCACCGGCGGGGACGGCGGCAAGGGCGGCAACGGAACCAACGAAGGCGCCGGCAACGGCGGCAATGGCGGCAGCGCCGTGACCAACGCTCCGGGCACCGCGAAGGGCGGTACCGGCGGAGGCGGCGGTACCGGGCACCCCAACGGTTCATCGGGCTCCAACGGCAGCCACACCCCGTAGCGACCGCAACCGGTTCACCGAGCGCGGAGCCAGACCCGCCGCGTGATCAGCTAGGCGCGGATTCCGTTGCGCTGCAACCGAACCGGCGCGCCAACGCTGTCCTGGACGCGCTGACGCAACGTGCGGTCGGCGGCGTCATCGCCGGGCGCGTGCGTTAAAGCCGTCACCCCGCTGCCTTCGTGCGCGGACGACAAAGCCCTGCCACTAGTTGGGCGGCCGACGACAAAGCCAACCGGGATACCCGCTGGCTAACGTGCCTGCCACAGCCAAGAAAACCCAACTACTCCAGTCCGCTTTGCGGAGGAAATGAGCACGCCGTGAGTAACCTCATCAGCGCCTACGCGACCATCATTGCATTCGTCCTTGCGACCCTGATTCCGCTGTGGATCCCGGTGGGCGTCACGGTCGCACCCGCAATCGCCAAGTGGATTCGGAAGCTCCGCAGAACCGCGACGGTACCGACGTCCAGTTCAGCTGGCTTGGGCAGGCAGATGGATCCCGTTGGTCACCGTGATCACGAATGAGGTGAGGTCCCGCGTGAGGTCGTCCATCGATCGCGGTGGGTCGACCTGGTGCAGGAAATCGGCAATGATCTCGAAGAGCCCCCCGACGGTGGCTACCGCCATCGCCCGGTAGTCGACGACCTCACCGGCTAGGGCCTTGCTGCGCCAGAACGACTCGATGAAGTCCGCGGCCCACCGACGATTCGCCCGCCGTTGCGCCTCGACCCGCGGCGAGATTCCGGTGCTTTCCCGGAACGCGACGACTGCCACCCGGGGGTCGACGACCAGCTCATAGGCGAACACCGTCAGCACCCGGCGCACCGTCGCCTCTTCGGTCTCATCGGGAGCGCCGTGGAGCAACTCCTCCTCGACCTTTGCCTCGATCCGATCGCCGATCTCGTTCATCAGCGCCAGGTAACAGTCTTCCTTGCTGTCGAACAGCTCGTAGAACGCCTTGTTGCCGACGTAGGCGGTTTGGCAGATCTGCTCGATCGAGGTGTTGGCGTAACCGTCTCGGGCAAACAATTCGAACGCTGCGGTCAGGAGTTGCTGACGCCGCTGAGCGCGGCGCTGGTCAGCGTCGAGCCCGCGAATCCGGCGCCCCCCCGGTGCCGTCGGAGTCGGTGTTTCCATAAAGTCCGATTTTAGCCGCCAAGGCGCTCAATGATCGTGACGTTAGCGGTGCCCCCGCCCTCGCACATCGTCTGCAAACCGTACCGACCGCCGGTGCGCTCCAGCTCGTTGAGCATCGTGGTGAACAGCTTGGCCCCGGTGGCCCCCAGCGGGTGGCCCAGCGCGATCGCCCCGCCGTTGGGGTTGACCTTGGCCGGGTCGATCGGGAACTCCTTCATCCAGGCCTGCACCACCGGAGCGAACGCCTCGTTGATCTCCACAACGTCGATGTCGTCGATGCTCAGGCCGGTCTTTTCCAGCGCGTAGCGGGTGGCCGGGATCGGGCCGGTCAGCATGATCACCGGGTCGTCACCCCGGGCGCTGATGTGGTGGATGCGGGCGCGCGGCGCCAGACCGTGGTCTTTGACGGCCTGCTCAGAAGCGAGCAGCACCGCGGCCGACCCGTCACAGATCTGGCTGGAGACCGCCGCCGTCAGCCGGCCGCCCTCGACCAGCGTCTTGAGGCCGGCCATCTTCTCCAGTGTGGACTCGCGCGGGCACTCATCGACCCGGAAACCATCGACGTCGATGATCTCGTTGTCGAAGCGCCCCTCAGCGATCGCGGCGAACGCCCGCTGATGGCTCTGCAGCGCGAAGCGCTCCATGTCCTCGCGGGAGATGTCCCAGCGCTCGGCGATCATCTCGGCGCCGCGGAACTGCGAGACCTCCTCGTCCCCGTAGCGCTCCAGCCACTTCTTCGACTCGTTGGTCGGCGAGGTGAAACCGAACTGCTCACCGACGATCATCGCCGACGAGATCGGGATCCAGCTCATGTTCTGCACGCCGCCGGCCACAATCAGGTCCGCGGTGCGCGACATGATCGCCTGCGCGCCGAACGAGATGGCCTGCTGGGACGAACCGCACTGCCGGTCGACGGTGACTCCCGGCACCCCTTCGGGGTAGCCCGCCGCCAGCCACGCCAGCCGGCCGATGTTGCCGGCCTGGCCGCCGATGGCGTCCACGCAGCCGGTGATCACATCGTCGACGGCGGCCGGGTCAACCCCGACGCGGTCCAGCAGACCGCGAAAAGCCAACGCGCCCAAGTCGATCGGGTGGATTCCGGCCAGCGACCCGTTACGCTTGCCGACGGCGGTGCGAACGGCGTCGATAACATACGCCTGAGAAACGTGAGCGGCTTGTGACATATCAACTTCCTTCTTTGGTGATTCCACCCAGCACGATGGCGAGGTATTGCCTGCCGACTTGCTCGGCGGTCAATGGGCCACCCGGTTGGTACCAGCGCACTGATACCCAGGTGGTGTCGCGGATGAAGCGATAGACCAGGTCGACGTCG is a genomic window of Mycolicibacter heraklionensis containing:
- a CDS encoding PE family protein; its protein translation is MFGNVVVGGTRGKHKAGALRRIAAVIGAAAAFAGFGMSPLATAPPAHADVLDVLIDPPIDPISAVISGAADPVTVFDPAAWEDFFHQLAGLDVAGAGSAVALPGDDWFDQLIYTPLHTAIEDWINSPLGLQVSGLINQVSGLYLIGDGAAGTADHVDGGNAGLLLGDGGDGYGSTGSGGNAGWLFGDGGSAGSAAADENVFPLAGGADPAPVNGTPGQGGNAGFLFGNGGNGTTGGAGQFGGNGGAGGNGGNGGVLWGNGGDGGAGGAGGAGTATHTAGGTGGAGGTGGSGGLLFSSGGAGGAGGIGGAGYDAGTALAGQDGAAGGTGGTGGVGGNGGAGGLLFGGAGSGGIGGAGGEGGTGGAGGNGVDAVLAGNTGGAGGNGGNGGVGGHGGVGGNAGAAGLGGTAGSSGSGGAGGTGGNAGTPGDGGAGGAGNAANPNGGNGGHGGDPGAVGQGGAGGAAGSGSGGHAGAGGGNGAAVSGAAGNGGTGGAGFSPTADGANGGTGGNGGAGGALGNGGNGGVGGNGATGVNSVGGSGGKGGDGGAGGSQAGNGGTGGRGGNGGTGAAGTAGSTGNTGVAGVNGGNGQDGGTGGNGFAGGNGGNGGNAGTAAHGTAGINGSGGTGGNGGAAGNGGDGGNGADGVWGKIASNGLDGAGGAGGNAGSGGSAGAGGAGGAAGTGGTGGTAGSGGAVGGAASGAASGAAHGGNGGNGANGNAGHINGGYGGNGGSATSAGTGNITGGTGGNGGVAFTGGNGGWGGRGGDATITNSASTGTATGGNGGVGATGVGGGQGGNGGNAYTYGTGNVVAGNGGDGGAGSTNGAGGGNGGNATTNNAANLHAAVGGNGGNGGNGGLGGGFGGDGGTGWVQGGNAVATGGHGGTGGNGAGGSGVGDIGSGGLGGSGGEAYNGGSGDAVGGAAGLGGHGGGTGVNGGRDGTGGNGGSATITANGTGNAIGGDGAAGTGGSSTNWAGNGGKGGNATINNSASHADATAGKGGAGASGYLGGNGGAGGSANSAGTGNATGGDGGKGGNGTNEGAGNGGNGGSAVTNAPGTAKGGTGGGGGTGHPNGSSGSNGSHTP
- a CDS encoding TetR/AcrR family transcriptional regulator, with amino-acid sequence METPTPTAPGGRRIRGLDADQRRAQRRQQLLTAAFELFARDGYANTSIEQICQTAYVGNKAFYELFDSKEDCYLALMNEIGDRIEAKVEEELLHGAPDETEEATVRRVLTVFAYELVVDPRVAVVAFRESTGISPRVEAQRRANRRWAADFIESFWRSKALAGEVVDYRAMAVATVGGLFEIIADFLHQVDPPRSMDDLTRDLTSFVITVTNGIHLPAQAS
- the fadA6 gene encoding steroid 3-ketoacyl-CoA thiolase FadA6 — its product is MSQAAHVSQAYVIDAVRTAVGKRNGSLAGIHPIDLGALAFRGLLDRVGVDPAAVDDVITGCVDAIGGQAGNIGRLAWLAAGYPEGVPGVTVDRQCGSSQQAISFGAQAIMSRTADLIVAGGVQNMSWIPISSAMIVGEQFGFTSPTNESKKWLERYGDEEVSQFRGAEMIAERWDISREDMERFALQSHQRAFAAIAEGRFDNEIIDVDGFRVDECPRESTLEKMAGLKTLVEGGRLTAAVSSQICDGSAAVLLASEQAVKDHGLAPRARIHHISARGDDPVIMLTGPIPATRYALEKTGLSIDDIDVVEINEAFAPVVQAWMKEFPIDPAKVNPNGGAIALGHPLGATGAKLFTTMLNELERTGGRYGLQTMCEGGGTANVTIIERLGG